One window of Quercus robur chromosome 5, dhQueRobu3.1, whole genome shotgun sequence genomic DNA carries:
- the LOC126726546 gene encoding phospholipid hydroperoxide glutathione peroxidase 1, chloroplastic-like isoform X7, giving the protein MASMPFSASLHACLQPKMIPTSPKWTSIALSIPSIKTSFRSSKSAISQHGFSLQSSTFPGFLLNSRSFSVNARAATEKTIYDFNVKDIDGKDVSLSKFKGKVLLIVNVASKCGLTTGNYSELSHIYEKYKTQGLEILAFPCNQFGGQEPGSNPEIKQFACTRFKAEFPIFDKVDVNGPSTAPVYQFLKSSAGGFLGDLIKWNFEKFLVDKNGKVVERYPPTTSPFQIEKDIQRHACIIC; this is encoded by the exons ATGGCTTCCATGCCTTTCTCTGCTTCTCTTCATGCTTGCTTGCAACCCAAAATGATTCCAACTTCTCCAAAATGGACTTCAATTGCCTTATCGATCCCATCCATCAAAACCTCATTTCGGTCCTCCAAATCAGCCATTTCTCAACATGGGTTCTCCTTGCAATCCTCAACTTTTCCTGGGTTTCTTCTCAATTCTCGTTCTTTCTCAGTCAACGCCAGAGCCGCTACAGAGAAGACTATCTATGATTTCAATGTCAAA GATATCGATGGGAAGGATGTTTCTCTTAGCAAGTTTAAGGGAAAGGTTCTCTTGATTGTCAATGTTGCTTCAAAATG tGGTTTGACGACTGGAAATTACTCAGAACTGTCTCATATATATGAGAAGTACAAAACTCAAG GATTGGAGATTCTAGCTTTCCCTTGCAATCAGTTTGGTGGGCAAGAACCTGGatcaaacccagaaatcaaGCAGTTTGCTTGTACAAGGTTTAAAGCAGAATTCCCAATTTTTGATAAG GTTGATGTCAATGGGCCAAGTACAGCTCCAGTTTACCAGTTCCTGAAATCGAGTGCTGGAGGGTTTTTAGGTGATCTTATAAAGTGGAATTTTGAAAAGTTCTTGGTGGACAAAAATGGTAAAGTTGTTGAAAGATACCCACCAACAACATCACCTTTTCAAATTGAG AAGGATATCCAAAGGCATGCATGCATTATCTGTTGA
- the LOC126726546 gene encoding phospholipid hydroperoxide glutathione peroxidase 1, chloroplastic-like isoform X6, producing MASMPFSASLHACLQPKMIPTSPKWTSIALSIPSIKTSFRSSKSAISQHGFSLQSSTFPGFLLNSRSFSVNARAATEKTIYDFNVKDIDGKDVSLSKFKGKVLLIVNVASKCGLTTGNYSELSHIYEKYKTQGLEILAFPCNQFGGQEPGSNPEIKQFACTRFKAEFPIFDKVDVNGPSTAPVYQFLKSSAGGFLGDLIKWNFEKFLVDKNGKVVERYPPTTSPFQIEVFTFALHCNPFKIYDY from the exons ATGGCTTCCATGCCTTTCTCTGCTTCTCTTCATGCTTGCTTGCAACCCAAAATGATTCCAACTTCTCCAAAATGGACTTCAATTGCCTTATCGATCCCATCCATCAAAACCTCATTTCGGTCCTCCAAATCAGCCATTTCTCAACATGGGTTCTCCTTGCAATCCTCAACTTTTCCTGGGTTTCTTCTCAATTCTCGTTCTTTCTCAGTCAACGCCAGAGCCGCTACAGAGAAGACTATCTATGATTTCAATGTCAAA GATATCGATGGGAAGGATGTTTCTCTTAGCAAGTTTAAGGGAAAGGTTCTCTTGATTGTCAATGTTGCTTCAAAATG tGGTTTGACGACTGGAAATTACTCAGAACTGTCTCATATATATGAGAAGTACAAAACTCAAG GATTGGAGATTCTAGCTTTCCCTTGCAATCAGTTTGGTGGGCAAGAACCTGGatcaaacccagaaatcaaGCAGTTTGCTTGTACAAGGTTTAAAGCAGAATTCCCAATTTTTGATAAG GTTGATGTCAATGGGCCAAGTACAGCTCCAGTTTACCAGTTCCTGAAATCGAGTGCTGGAGGGTTTTTAGGTGATCTTATAAAGTGGAATTTTGAAAAGTTCTTGGTGGACAAAAATGGTAAAGTTGTTGAAAGATACCCACCAACAACATCACCTTTTCAAATTGAG GTGTTTACATTTGCTCTTCACTGCAATCCATTCAAAATATATGATTATTGA
- the LOC126726546 gene encoding phospholipid hydroperoxide glutathione peroxidase 1, chloroplastic-like isoform X8, with amino-acid sequence MASMPFSASLHACLQPKMIPTSPKWTSIALSIPSIKTSFRSSKSAISQHGFSLQSSTFPGFLLNSRSFSVNARAATEKTIYDFNVKDIDGKDVSLSKFKGKVLLIVNVASKCGLTTGNYSELSHIYEKYKTQGLEILAFPCNQFGGQEPGSNPEIKQFACTRFKAEFPIFDKVDVNGPSTAPVYQFLKSSAGGFLGDLIKWNFEKFLVDKNGKVVERYPPTTSPFQIEKDIQRLLAA; translated from the exons ATGGCTTCCATGCCTTTCTCTGCTTCTCTTCATGCTTGCTTGCAACCCAAAATGATTCCAACTTCTCCAAAATGGACTTCAATTGCCTTATCGATCCCATCCATCAAAACCTCATTTCGGTCCTCCAAATCAGCCATTTCTCAACATGGGTTCTCCTTGCAATCCTCAACTTTTCCTGGGTTTCTTCTCAATTCTCGTTCTTTCTCAGTCAACGCCAGAGCCGCTACAGAGAAGACTATCTATGATTTCAATGTCAAA GATATCGATGGGAAGGATGTTTCTCTTAGCAAGTTTAAGGGAAAGGTTCTCTTGATTGTCAATGTTGCTTCAAAATG tGGTTTGACGACTGGAAATTACTCAGAACTGTCTCATATATATGAGAAGTACAAAACTCAAG GATTGGAGATTCTAGCTTTCCCTTGCAATCAGTTTGGTGGGCAAGAACCTGGatcaaacccagaaatcaaGCAGTTTGCTTGTACAAGGTTTAAAGCAGAATTCCCAATTTTTGATAAG GTTGATGTCAATGGGCCAAGTACAGCTCCAGTTTACCAGTTCCTGAAATCGAGTGCTGGAGGGTTTTTAGGTGATCTTATAAAGTGGAATTTTGAAAAGTTCTTGGTGGACAAAAATGGTAAAGTTGTTGAAAGATACCCACCAACAACATCACCTTTTCAAATTGAG AAGGATATTCAAAGGCTCCTCGCGGCATGA
- the LOC126726546 gene encoding phospholipid hydroperoxide glutathione peroxidase 1, chloroplastic-like isoform X9, which translates to MASMPFSASLHACLQPKMIPTSPKWTSIALSIPSIKTSFRSSKSAISQHGFSLQSSTFPGFLLNSRSFSVNARAATEKTIYDFNVKDIDGKDVSLSKFKGKVLLIVNVASKCGLTTGNYSELSHIYEKYKTQGLEILAFPCNQFGGQEPGSNPEIKQFACTRFKAEFPIFDKVDVNGPSTAPVYQFLKSSAGGFLGDLIKWNFEKFLVDKNGKVVERYPPTTSPFQIEKDIQRLLAA; encoded by the exons ATGGCTTCCATGCCTTTCTCTGCTTCTCTTCATGCTTGCTTGCAACCCAAAATGATTCCAACTTCTCCAAAATGGACTTCAATTGCCTTATCGATCCCATCCATCAAAACCTCATTTCGGTCCTCCAAATCAGCCATTTCTCAACATGGGTTCTCCTTGCAATCCTCAACTTTTCCTGGGTTTCTTCTCAATTCTCGTTCTTTCTCAGTCAACGCCAGAGCCGCTACAGAGAAGACTATCTATGATTTCAATGTCAAA GATATCGATGGGAAGGATGTTTCTCTTAGCAAGTTTAAGGGAAAGGTTCTCTTGATTGTCAATGTTGCTTCAAAATG tGGTTTGACGACTGGAAATTACTCAGAACTGTCTCATATATATGAGAAGTACAAAACTCAAG GATTGGAGATTCTAGCTTTCCCTTGCAATCAGTTTGGTGGGCAAGAACCTGGatcaaacccagaaatcaaGCAGTTTGCTTGTACAAGGTTTAAAGCAGAATTCCCAATTTTTGATAAG GTTGATGTCAATGGGCCAAGTACAGCTCCAGTTTACCAGTTCCTGAAATCGAGTGCTGGAGGGTTTTTAGGTGATCTTATAAAGTGGAATTTTGAAAAGTTCTTGGTGGACAAAAATGGTAAAGTTGTTGAAAGATACCCACCAACAACATCACCTTTTCAAATTGAG
- the LOC126726546 gene encoding phospholipid hydroperoxide glutathione peroxidase 1, chloroplastic-like isoform X3, whose translation MASMPFSASLHACLQPKMIPTSPKWTSIALSIPSIKTSFRSSKSAISQHGFSLQSSTFPGFLLNSRSFSVNARAATEKTIYDFNVKDIDGKDVSLSKFKGKVLLIVNVASKCGLTTGNYSELSHIYEKYKTQGLEILAFPCNQFGGQEPGSNPEIKQFACTRFKAEFPIFDKVDVNGPSTAPVYQFLKSSAGGFLGDLIKWNFEKFLVDKNGKVVERYPPTTSPFQIERKTKREEVAEQSQNIAGVDGKEAAWARWR comes from the exons ATGGCTTCCATGCCTTTCTCTGCTTCTCTTCATGCTTGCTTGCAACCCAAAATGATTCCAACTTCTCCAAAATGGACTTCAATTGCCTTATCGATCCCATCCATCAAAACCTCATTTCGGTCCTCCAAATCAGCCATTTCTCAACATGGGTTCTCCTTGCAATCCTCAACTTTTCCTGGGTTTCTTCTCAATTCTCGTTCTTTCTCAGTCAACGCCAGAGCCGCTACAGAGAAGACTATCTATGATTTCAATGTCAAA GATATCGATGGGAAGGATGTTTCTCTTAGCAAGTTTAAGGGAAAGGTTCTCTTGATTGTCAATGTTGCTTCAAAATG tGGTTTGACGACTGGAAATTACTCAGAACTGTCTCATATATATGAGAAGTACAAAACTCAAG GATTGGAGATTCTAGCTTTCCCTTGCAATCAGTTTGGTGGGCAAGAACCTGGatcaaacccagaaatcaaGCAGTTTGCTTGTACAAGGTTTAAAGCAGAATTCCCAATTTTTGATAAG GTTGATGTCAATGGGCCAAGTACAGCTCCAGTTTACCAGTTCCTGAAATCGAGTGCTGGAGGGTTTTTAGGTGATCTTATAAAGTGGAATTTTGAAAAGTTCTTGGTGGACAAAAATGGTAAAGTTGTTGAAAGATACCCACCAACAACATCACCTTTTCAAATTGAG AGGAAAACTAAAAGAGAAGAAGTGGCGGAGCAATCACAAAACATCGCTGGAGTTGACGGCAAAGAGGCAGCATGGGCTCGTTGGCGATGA